In Herbaspirillum seropedicae, a single window of DNA contains:
- a CDS encoding serine hydrolase domain-containing protein yields the protein MPHARTTTLLTRSAAALLVLLAGAEIGRRIADLPSLPALVDLQFDITPRSQSYKVFEANRIARSTHPRPWPMALRALEISVPWKDGSQLPVIDFLKTTSAHAFVVIQDGKIVYERYIDGYDANSRFTSFSVAKSFVSALTGVALQQGKIRSLDEPIGHYLNSDEIAPAYAGITIGQLLDMRSGIDVDENYGGSLASPVVRMFVSTDLHRFIARRSGLRFAPGSRFEYRSVDTLVLSRVLAHATGMRLSDFAQQVLWEPLGMEQDASWSVDSGQHGVEKAFCCLNTTARDFARLGLLYLDGGRVGDQQVVSPSWAHEPRQPVNHGEVLDYRDGWWIPPGNADDRDFSAIGVFGQYIYVNPATRTVIVKLSDYGVEQDEVLTMLAMRSISHYVAGKNQGLFMNRP from the coding sequence ATGCCCCACGCCCGCACCACCACCCTGCTCACCCGCAGCGCCGCCGCGCTGCTGGTGCTGCTGGCCGGCGCCGAAATCGGCCGGCGCATCGCCGACCTGCCCAGCCTGCCGGCCCTGGTCGACCTGCAATTCGACATCACTCCGCGCAGCCAGAGCTACAAGGTGTTCGAGGCCAATCGCATCGCCCGCTCGACGCATCCGCGCCCATGGCCCATGGCCTTGCGTGCGCTGGAGATCAGCGTTCCCTGGAAGGATGGCAGCCAGTTGCCGGTGATCGACTTCCTCAAGACCACCTCCGCCCACGCCTTCGTGGTGATCCAGGACGGCAAGATCGTCTATGAGCGTTACATCGACGGCTATGACGCCAACTCGCGCTTCACCTCCTTCTCGGTCGCCAAATCCTTCGTCTCGGCGCTGACCGGCGTGGCCCTACAGCAAGGCAAGATCCGCTCGCTGGACGAGCCCATTGGTCATTATCTGAACAGCGATGAGATCGCGCCGGCCTACGCCGGCATCACCATCGGCCAGTTGCTGGACATGCGCTCGGGCATCGATGTCGATGAGAACTACGGCGGCTCGCTGGCCTCGCCGGTGGTGCGCATGTTCGTCAGCACCGACCTGCACCGCTTCATCGCCCGCCGCAGCGGCCTGCGCTTTGCGCCGGGCTCGCGCTTCGAATACCGCAGCGTCGACACGCTGGTGCTCTCGCGCGTACTGGCGCACGCGACCGGCATGCGCCTGTCCGACTTCGCCCAGCAGGTCCTGTGGGAACCGCTGGGCATGGAGCAGGATGCCAGCTGGAGCGTCGACAGCGGCCAGCACGGCGTGGAAAAGGCCTTCTGCTGTCTCAACACCACGGCCCGCGACTTCGCCCGCCTGGGCTTGCTGTATCTGGACGGCGGACGCGTCGGCGACCAGCAGGTCGTCAGTCCCTCATGGGCTCACGAGCCGCGCCAGCCGGTCAACCATGGCGAGGTGCTGGACTACCGCGACGGCTGGTGGATTCCGCCCGGCAATGCCGATGACCGCGACTTCTCGGCTATCGGCGTGTTCGGCCAGTACATCTACGTCAACCCAGCCACGCGCACGGTCATCGTCAAGCTGAGCGACTACGGCGTGGAGCAGGATGAAGTGCTGACCATGCTGGCCATGCGCAGCATCAGCCATTACGTGGCGGGAAAGAACCAGGGCCTGTTCATGAACAGGCCCTGA
- the queC gene encoding 7-cyano-7-deazaguanine synthase QueC, with the protein MSTSSPSPSLAPTLNTQSALVLFSGGQDSTTCLAWALSRYQRVETIGFDYGQRHAIELAVRPALLERMRAFSPDWQTRLGEDHMIDLSLIGKISDTALTRDVEIAMQDNGLPNTFVPGRNLLFMTVAATLAYRRGLNVLVGGMCETDFSGYPDCRDDTMKALQVALNLGMATQLKVETPLMWIDKAGTWALAELLGGAPLVDLIRTDTHTCYLGERGALHDWGHGCGKCPACELRARGYQQYAARKSPA; encoded by the coding sequence ATGTCCACCTCCTCCCCATCCCCTTCGCTGGCCCCTACCCTGAACACGCAGAGCGCCCTGGTGCTGTTTTCCGGCGGCCAGGATTCCACCACCTGCCTGGCCTGGGCCCTGTCGCGCTACCAGCGGGTGGAGACCATCGGCTTCGACTACGGCCAGCGCCACGCCATTGAACTGGCGGTGCGCCCGGCCCTGCTGGAAAGGATGCGCGCCTTCTCTCCCGACTGGCAGACCCGCCTGGGCGAGGATCACATGATCGACCTGTCGCTGATCGGCAAGATTTCCGACACCGCCCTCACCCGCGATGTCGAGATCGCCATGCAGGACAACGGCCTGCCCAATACCTTCGTGCCGGGCCGCAACCTGCTGTTCATGACGGTCGCCGCCACCCTGGCCTACCGGCGCGGCCTGAACGTGTTGGTGGGAGGCATGTGCGAAACCGATTTTTCCGGCTACCCGGATTGCCGCGATGACACCATGAAGGCCCTGCAGGTAGCGCTGAACCTGGGCATGGCCACCCAGCTGAAGGTGGAGACGCCGCTGATGTGGATCGACAAGGCCGGCACCTGGGCGCTGGCCGAATTGCTGGGTGGCGCGCCGCTGGTCGACCTGATCCGCACCGATACGCATACCTGCTACCTGGGTGAGCGCGGCGCATTGCACGACTGGGGACACGGCTGCGGGAAGTGCCCCGCCTGCGAACTGCGCGCCCGTGGCTATCAACAATACGCAGCGCGCAAAAGCCCCGCCTGA
- a CDS encoding PhaM family polyhydroxyalkanoate granule multifunctional regulatory protein — protein MLNQDKMPGAGSVGDTLEFMKNMWSSMGAPAMATPSLSVEDINKKIGDLKTVASWLELNLNMLKATIQTLEVQSATLSTLQAMSAIMASQQAPADDAAPEEGKAASPFPFGFPMWPGAGASQAADEEPAGAQDVAEEQEEPQDELQEEAAAPAGEADAPAAEAPDLQAAMANPNAWWNLLQDQFKQAVGNALAGGQPEQEPLLKPAKPPKAPKRSENKTVAAKPKAAPKVRPAGAPKAGKAAKPAPKKPPVKKAPRSAANTSAPGRTAVVQSRQNKKPASRKPTSP, from the coding sequence ATGCTGAACCAGGACAAGATGCCGGGCGCAGGCTCGGTGGGCGACACCCTCGAATTCATGAAGAACATGTGGAGCAGCATGGGCGCACCTGCCATGGCCACGCCCTCGCTGTCGGTGGAGGACATCAACAAGAAGATCGGCGACCTCAAGACAGTGGCCTCCTGGCTGGAGCTGAACCTGAACATGCTCAAGGCCACCATCCAGACGCTGGAGGTGCAAAGCGCGACCTTGTCCACCCTGCAAGCCATGAGCGCCATCATGGCCAGCCAGCAGGCGCCGGCCGACGACGCCGCCCCTGAGGAGGGCAAGGCCGCGTCGCCCTTCCCGTTCGGCTTCCCGATGTGGCCGGGAGCAGGAGCGTCGCAGGCGGCCGACGAGGAGCCGGCTGGCGCCCAGGATGTTGCTGAGGAGCAAGAAGAGCCGCAGGACGAGCTGCAGGAAGAGGCCGCCGCCCCAGCCGGAGAGGCCGATGCGCCTGCCGCTGAGGCGCCCGACCTGCAGGCCGCCATGGCCAATCCCAATGCCTGGTGGAATCTCCTGCAGGACCAGTTCAAGCAGGCCGTTGGCAATGCCCTGGCCGGCGGTCAGCCTGAGCAGGAACCGCTGCTCAAGCCGGCCAAGCCGCCCAAGGCCCCCAAGCGTAGCGAAAATAAGACAGTCGCCGCCAAGCCCAAGGCCGCGCCCAAAGTCAGGCCGGCAGGCGCTCCCAAGGCAGGCAAGGCAGCCAAGCCGGCGCCCAAGAAGCCACCGGTCAAGAAAGCGCCGCGCAGCGCCGCAAATACGAGCGCGCCGGGCCGGACGGCTGTTGTACAATCCCGGCAAAACAAGAAGCCAGCCTCCCGCAAGCCAACCTCCCCCTGA
- a CDS encoding DUF2946 family protein: MSSRPSLRRLTVRRPWLQVWLGLSLMLAMAAAPWWQQALARTVRDVPAMAICSVGNGLPGNAPLHLASGHCPLCCGSLGVGVASDASQARLAAVTDGTSYPLVRPAGPLRSASLAPGSARARAPPA; this comes from the coding sequence ATGTCTTCCCGCCCTTCCCTGCGCCGCCTTACCGTCCGCCGCCCCTGGCTGCAGGTGTGGCTGGGCCTGTCGCTGATGCTGGCCATGGCCGCCGCGCCTTGGTGGCAACAGGCGCTGGCGCGCACGGTGCGCGACGTTCCGGCCATGGCCATCTGCAGCGTGGGCAATGGCTTGCCCGGCAATGCACCGCTGCACCTGGCCAGCGGCCACTGCCCCCTGTGCTGCGGCAGCCTGGGCGTGGGTGTGGCCAGCGATGCCTCGCAGGCGCGGCTGGCCGCGGTGACGGATGGCACCAGCTATCCACTGGTGCGCCCCGCCGGGCCGCTGCGCTCGGCCAGTCTTGCCCCGGGCAGTGCGCGGGCGCGCGCGCCACCGGCCTGA
- a CDS encoding ABC transporter substrate-binding protein, translated as MSYNNKLTLRAMVAALSLAAVCSAPAMAADKSVAVTAIVEHPALDAVRDGVKDELKEEGFEAGKNLKWEYQSAQGNTGTAAQIARKFVGDKPDAIVAIATPSAQALVAATKSIPVVYSGVTDPVAAQLVKDWKASGTNVTGVSDLLELDKQVDLIKRVVPNAKRVGMVYNPGEANSAVVVKALKELLAKSNMTLVEAAAPRSVDVGSAAKSLIGKVDVIYTNTDNNVVSAYEALVKVGNDAKIPLVASDTDSVKRGAIAALGVNYYDLGRQTGKVVGRILKGEKPGDIPSATSSKLELFVNTAAAQKQGVTLSPELVNSAKTVIKQ; from the coding sequence ATGTCCTACAACAATAAGCTGACACTGCGCGCCATGGTGGCCGCCCTGTCCCTGGCAGCTGTCTGCTCCGCCCCGGCCATGGCCGCGGACAAGTCGGTCGCGGTGACCGCCATCGTTGAACATCCGGCCCTGGACGCTGTGCGGGATGGCGTCAAGGACGAGTTGAAGGAAGAAGGCTTCGAAGCCGGCAAGAACCTGAAGTGGGAATACCAGAGCGCCCAGGGCAATACTGGCACCGCCGCCCAGATCGCCCGCAAGTTCGTGGGTGACAAGCCCGACGCCATCGTGGCCATCGCCACTCCCTCGGCCCAGGCCCTGGTGGCCGCCACCAAGAGCATCCCGGTGGTCTACTCCGGTGTGACCGATCCGGTCGCCGCCCAGCTGGTGAAGGACTGGAAGGCTTCCGGCACCAACGTCACCGGCGTGTCGGACCTGCTGGAACTGGACAAGCAGGTGGACCTGATCAAGCGCGTGGTCCCCAACGCCAAGCGCGTGGGCATGGTCTACAACCCGGGTGAAGCCAACTCCGCCGTGGTGGTCAAGGCCTTGAAGGAACTGCTGGCCAAGTCCAACATGACCCTGGTGGAAGCCGCCGCGCCCCGTTCGGTGGACGTCGGTTCGGCCGCCAAGAGCCTGATCGGCAAGGTCGACGTGATCTACACCAACACCGACAACAACGTGGTCTCGGCCTATGAAGCGCTGGTCAAGGTCGGCAACGACGCCAAGATCCCGCTGGTGGCCTCCGATACCGACAGCGTCAAGCGTGGCGCCATCGCCGCCCTGGGCGTGAACTACTACGACCTGGGCCGCCAGACCGGCAAGGTGGTCGGCCGCATCCTCAAGGGTGAAAAGCCGGGCGACATCCCCTCGGCCACCAGCAGCAAGCTGGAACTGTTCGTCAATACCGCCGCCGCCCAGAAGCAGGGCGTGACCCTGTCGCCGGAACTGGTGAATTCGGCCAAGACCGTCATCAAGCAATAA
- a CDS encoding DUF3108 domain-containing protein encodes MNRFSPASLPALALAALTACAPAWATDGPHPVDKRAYNLPPSAELNYSIQAKQSGLDVKGQGLVKWTQSKTSYSVTSETRAMLLGKILEATSEGAVDAYGLAPDRFVEKRLRREPSTTTFNREQNKITFTQSAESYPLQGGEQDRTSITWQFVAIARANAAKMKPGSEWNFFVAGQRDAEQWTFKVVGREKIRTPQGETEALHLFRAPPPDDQGQKLDIWLAPKMEWYPVRLKFTDPDGDYIEQTLDSLKKTN; translated from the coding sequence ATGAACCGTTTCTCCCCTGCTTCCCTTCCCGCGCTGGCGCTGGCCGCGCTGACCGCCTGCGCGCCCGCCTGGGCCACCGATGGCCCGCACCCGGTAGACAAGCGCGCCTACAACCTGCCGCCTTCGGCTGAACTGAACTATTCCATCCAGGCCAAGCAGAGCGGCCTGGACGTCAAGGGCCAAGGCCTGGTGAAGTGGACCCAGAGCAAGACCAGCTACAGCGTCACCAGCGAGACCCGGGCAATGCTGCTGGGCAAGATCCTGGAAGCCACCAGCGAAGGCGCGGTGGATGCCTATGGCCTGGCACCGGACCGCTTCGTGGAAAAACGCCTGCGCCGCGAGCCCTCCACCACCACCTTCAACCGCGAACAGAACAAGATCACCTTCACCCAGTCCGCCGAGAGCTATCCGCTGCAGGGCGGCGAACAAGACCGCACCAGCATCACCTGGCAATTCGTCGCCATCGCCCGCGCCAACGCGGCCAAGATGAAGCCGGGTTCGGAGTGGAATTTCTTCGTGGCCGGCCAGCGCGACGCCGAGCAGTGGACCTTCAAGGTGGTGGGCCGCGAAAAGATCCGCACGCCCCAGGGCGAGACCGAAGCGCTGCACCTCTTCCGCGCCCCGCCGCCGGACGACCAGGGCCAGAAGCTCGATATCTGGCTGGCGCCCAAGATGGAGTGGTACCCGGTGCGCCTGAAGTTCACCGATCCGGATGGCGACTATATCGAGCAGACGCTGGATTCGCTCAAGAAAACCAACTAA
- the rfaE2 gene encoding D-glycero-beta-D-manno-heptose 1-phosphate adenylyltransferase, with protein MADFESKLCTRDELQQRVAQLPKPVVMTNGVFDILHRGHVTYLAQARAQGAALVVAVNTDASVKRLGKGDDRPINTCDDRMAVLAALESVALVVPFDEDTALEAVQQARPEIYVKGGDYDMHAIPEGQAVAAYGGQVLSIAFEHDRSTTKLLAKVRKLAG; from the coding sequence ATGGCTGACTTCGAATCCAAACTCTGCACCCGCGACGAACTCCAGCAGCGCGTGGCCCAACTGCCCAAGCCGGTGGTGATGACCAATGGCGTGTTCGACATCCTCCATCGCGGCCACGTGACCTACCTGGCGCAGGCCCGCGCCCAGGGCGCTGCGCTGGTGGTGGCGGTCAATACCGACGCTTCCGTCAAGCGCCTGGGCAAGGGCGACGACCGTCCCATCAATACCTGCGACGATCGCATGGCAGTGCTGGCGGCGCTGGAATCGGTGGCGCTGGTGGTTCCCTTCGATGAAGATACGGCGCTGGAAGCCGTGCAGCAGGCGCGTCCGGAGATCTACGTCAAGGGCGGCGACTATGACATGCACGCCATCCCCGAAGGCCAGGCCGTGGCGGCCTATGGCGGCCAGGTGCTGTCGATCGCCTTCGAGCACGATCGCTCCACCACCAAGCTGCTGGCCAAGGTGCGCAAGCTGGCCGGCTGA
- a CDS encoding copper chaperone PCu(A)C, whose amino-acid sequence MHHFFQRAAGAALATALLAAAPLSQAHEYKLGQLEIGHPYARATVPGQPAAGAYLSIENKGATADRLVGVSSPAAKSGEIHTMAMEGNVMKMREVDGGLEVKPGQKIAMQPGNGYHIMLMGLSKPLQAGDKVPATLTFEKAGKVEVTFNVEDGKAAAAGKDGMKDMKEHMHH is encoded by the coding sequence CTGCACCACTTCTTCCAACGCGCTGCCGGCGCCGCCCTGGCCACCGCTCTGCTGGCGGCCGCGCCCCTGTCGCAGGCACATGAATACAAGCTGGGCCAGTTGGAGATCGGCCATCCCTACGCACGCGCCACCGTGCCCGGCCAACCGGCTGCCGGCGCCTACCTGAGCATCGAGAACAAGGGCGCTACGGCCGATCGCCTGGTGGGCGTGTCCTCGCCGGCAGCCAAGTCCGGTGAAATCCACACCATGGCCATGGAAGGCAATGTGATGAAGATGCGCGAAGTCGATGGCGGCCTCGAGGTCAAGCCCGGCCAGAAGATCGCCATGCAACCGGGCAATGGCTACCACATCATGCTCATGGGCCTGTCCAAGCCGCTGCAGGCAGGCGACAAGGTGCCGGCCACGCTGACCTTCGAGAAGGCCGGCAAGGTCGAGGTGACCTTCAACGTCGAAGACGGCAAGGCGGCTGCCGCCGGCAAGGATGGCATGAAGGACATGAAGGAGCATATGCACCACTGA
- a CDS encoding DUF3108 domain-containing protein: MTDVSHPPRRWPRLLVLITLTLLLHALLVGWGRRHIIAMNTPASENVLTVQLQTPPPAYQQGEVYKGRTRPARAPRPAPEPSIDPPDEPIRETVEPLYTAAPEAPHAMPAAPGAAGEASAAGEAARASAADKSEPVLADTTGKQYRTDAPPSAVLDYDVTGTIDQKPSYGSASLDWRNSGQHYRLEGEVTAIWVTWLKFSSEGELDAWGVSPTLYTEKKKFRSATNTHFNRNGDSISFSASETRYPRRGGEQDRGSLIWQLAAIGRGDPAQFQPGAVIDLFVAGVRDGEVWRMQVIGEEAIKLPIGTLQTWHVVRVPKPGAYEDRIDIWLAPQHEWYPARLRYTDPRPNGDVTELSLSELRR, encoded by the coding sequence ATGACCGATGTTTCCCACCCACCCCGGCGCTGGCCGCGCCTGCTGGTCCTGATCACGCTGACCCTGCTGCTGCACGCCCTGCTGGTAGGCTGGGGGCGGCGGCACATCATCGCCATGAACACCCCAGCGTCGGAAAACGTCCTCACGGTGCAACTCCAGACGCCGCCCCCAGCCTACCAGCAGGGGGAGGTATATAAGGGGCGCACACGCCCGGCACGCGCACCACGGCCCGCCCCCGAGCCGAGCATCGATCCGCCCGACGAACCCATCCGCGAGACCGTCGAACCCCTCTACACCGCCGCCCCCGAGGCGCCCCATGCCATGCCAGCCGCGCCCGGCGCCGCTGGTGAGGCAAGCGCAGCAGGCGAGGCTGCTCGCGCCAGCGCTGCCGACAAGAGCGAACCTGTTCTCGCCGATACCACCGGCAAGCAATACCGTACCGATGCGCCACCCAGCGCCGTGCTGGACTACGACGTCACCGGCACCATCGACCAGAAGCCCAGCTATGGATCGGCCAGCCTGGACTGGCGCAACAGCGGCCAGCATTACCGGCTGGAGGGCGAAGTCACCGCCATCTGGGTGACCTGGCTGAAGTTCTCCAGCGAAGGAGAACTGGACGCCTGGGGCGTATCGCCCACGCTCTACACGGAGAAGAAGAAATTCCGCTCCGCCACCAATACCCACTTCAACCGCAACGGCGACAGCATCAGCTTTTCCGCCTCCGAGACGCGCTATCCGCGCCGTGGCGGCGAACAGGACCGCGGCAGCCTGATCTGGCAACTGGCGGCCATCGGTCGGGGCGATCCGGCGCAATTCCAGCCGGGCGCGGTGATCGACCTGTTCGTGGCCGGCGTGCGTGATGGCGAGGTCTGGCGCATGCAGGTCATCGGCGAGGAAGCCATCAAGCTCCCCATCGGCACCTTGCAGACCTGGCACGTGGTGCGCGTACCCAAGCCCGGCGCCTATGAAGACCGCATCGATATCTGGCTGGCGCCCCAGCACGAGTGGTATCCGGCGCGGCTGCGCTATACCGATCCCCGGCCCAATGGCGATGTCACGGAACTGAGCCTGTCGGAACTGCGCCGGTGA
- a CDS encoding branched-chain amino acid ABC transporter substrate-binding protein codes for MKLRLSSRLLSLALAITLPLALSPARAAAPLAPIRIGMIDGLSGPFANAGEAVVRNISYAIERVNARGGVTLPDGKHLLQLSTFDNKLGVEDSLVQFRQLTDERIPFLIEGNSSAVAAALIDAVNKHNQREPDRRVLFLNYSAVDPTLTNEKCSFWHFRFDASADMRMQALTEAIKADTATRKVYLIGQDYSFGRQVAKAAREQLAAKRPDIAIVGDELHPIGKIKDFAPYIAKMRSAGADAVITGNWGNDLTLLVKAARDAGFKAKFYTFYANSLGAPAAIGEAGVGVVRAVAEWHPNAGGNPGSPSDAYYQAFRQRYPQPKDDYLYLRMQVMIDMLAKAIEKAGSADPKAVAYALEGAQYQSAFHSATMRAQDHQLIQPLYLMQMQRADSGGIRFDNEGSGYGFRTERFIPAEQTALPSSCRMQRPPR; via the coding sequence ATGAAATTACGCCTGTCCTCCCGTCTTCTGTCCCTGGCTCTTGCCATCACGCTACCCCTCGCGCTGTCACCGGCCCGCGCCGCTGCGCCTCTGGCGCCGATCCGCATCGGCATGATCGATGGCCTCTCCGGCCCCTTCGCCAATGCCGGCGAAGCCGTGGTGCGCAACATCAGCTATGCCATCGAGCGCGTCAACGCACGCGGTGGCGTGACGCTGCCCGATGGCAAGCACTTGCTGCAACTCTCCACTTTCGATAACAAGCTGGGCGTGGAAGATTCGCTGGTGCAGTTCCGCCAGCTCACCGATGAGCGCATCCCCTTCCTGATCGAGGGCAACAGTTCGGCCGTTGCCGCCGCCCTCATCGATGCCGTCAACAAGCACAACCAGCGCGAGCCGGATCGCCGCGTGTTGTTCCTGAACTATTCGGCAGTGGACCCGACGCTGACCAATGAGAAGTGCAGCTTCTGGCACTTCCGCTTCGACGCCAGCGCGGACATGCGCATGCAGGCGCTGACCGAAGCGATCAAGGCCGATACCGCCACCAGGAAGGTCTACCTGATCGGCCAGGACTACAGCTTCGGTCGCCAGGTCGCCAAGGCGGCGCGCGAGCAACTGGCGGCCAAGCGCCCCGACATCGCCATCGTCGGTGACGAGTTGCACCCCATCGGCAAGATCAAGGACTTCGCTCCCTACATCGCCAAGATGCGCAGCGCCGGGGCCGACGCTGTCATCACCGGCAACTGGGGCAATGACCTGACGCTGCTGGTGAAGGCCGCCCGCGATGCGGGCTTCAAGGCCAAGTTCTACACCTTCTATGCCAACAGCCTGGGAGCGCCGGCCGCCATTGGTGAGGCCGGCGTGGGCGTGGTGCGGGCCGTGGCCGAATGGCATCCCAATGCCGGCGGCAATCCGGGCTCGCCCAGCGATGCCTATTACCAGGCCTTCCGTCAGCGCTATCCCCAGCCCAAGGATGATTATCTCTACCTGCGCATGCAGGTCATGATCGACATGCTGGCAAAGGCCATCGAAAAAGCCGGCAGCGCCGATCCCAAGGCGGTTGCATATGCCCTGGAAGGCGCGCAATATCAGAGCGCCTTCCACTCGGCCACGATGCGCGCCCAGGACCACCAGCTGATCCAGCCGCTCTACCTGATGCAGATGCAGCGCGCCGACAGCGGCGGCATCCGCTTCGACAATGAAGGCAGCGGCTACGGTTTCCGCACCGAGCGCTTCATCCCGGCCGAGCAGACTGCGCTGCCCAGCAGTTGCCGGATGCAGCGGCCGCCGCGCTGA
- a CDS encoding ABC transporter substrate-binding protein, protein MLALSKSLRAIAGALALSAVCASALAAEKVVAVTSYVEHPALDAVRDGTKDELVAAGFEPGKNLKWEFQSAQANAGTAGQIAKKFVGDNPDVIVAIGTPSAQPMVAATKTIPIVYSAIADPMAAQLVKDWKPSGTNVTGMSHMLDPVKQVEVIKRVVPEAKRVGVVYNPGEANSVSALNNLKGELQKAGLTLVEAAAPRSVDVAPAAKSLIGKIDVMYTTTDNNVVSVFESLAKVCNDAKLPLIASDTGSVKRGAVAALGVNFYDMGRQTGKLVVRILKGEKAGDIPSSPVKNLELYVNTSAAQKQGVTLSPEFLKSATKVLN, encoded by the coding sequence ATGCTGGCCCTATCCAAATCCCTGCGCGCCATCGCCGGTGCGCTGGCGCTGAGCGCTGTGTGCGCCTCGGCGCTGGCCGCCGAGAAGGTGGTCGCAGTGACATCCTACGTCGAGCATCCTGCGCTGGACGCGGTGCGCGACGGCACCAAGGATGAACTGGTCGCCGCCGGCTTCGAGCCGGGCAAGAACCTGAAGTGGGAATTCCAGAGCGCCCAGGCCAATGCCGGCACCGCCGGGCAGATCGCCAAGAAGTTCGTGGGCGACAATCCCGACGTCATCGTGGCCATCGGCACCCCGTCGGCCCAGCCCATGGTGGCGGCTACCAAGACCATCCCCATCGTCTATTCGGCCATCGCCGATCCGATGGCCGCCCAGCTGGTGAAGGACTGGAAGCCGTCCGGCACCAACGTGACCGGCATGTCGCACATGCTGGACCCGGTCAAGCAGGTCGAGGTCATCAAGCGCGTCGTGCCTGAGGCCAAGCGGGTCGGAGTGGTTTACAATCCGGGCGAAGCCAATTCCGTGTCGGCCCTGAACAACCTCAAGGGCGAGCTGCAGAAGGCTGGCCTGACCCTGGTGGAAGCGGCCGCGCCCCGTTCGGTGGACGTGGCTCCGGCCGCCAAGAGCCTGATCGGCAAGATCGATGTGATGTACACCACCACCGACAACAATGTGGTCTCGGTTTTCGAATCGCTGGCCAAGGTCTGCAACGATGCCAAGCTGCCGCTGATCGCTTCCGATACCGGCAGTGTCAAGCGTGGCGCAGTCGCAGCCCTGGGGGTGAACTTCTACGACATGGGCCGCCAGACCGGCAAGCTGGTGGTGCGTATCCTGAAGGGCGAGAAGGCGGGCGATATCCCTTCCTCGCCGGTCAAGAACCTGGAACTGTACGTCAACACGTCGGCCGCGCAGAAGCAGGGCGTGACGCTCTCGCCTGAATTCCTGAAGTCGGCGACCAAGGTCCTCAACTAA
- a CDS encoding diiron oxygenase — protein MLYPELFKSLEQVRWNMDKDIPWDKFDASLLTDEQAQTIRMNAITEWSALPATEMFLRDNRGDSDFSAFMSVWFFEEQKHSLVLMEYLRRFRPDMCPTEEELHNVRFEFDPAPPLETLMLHFCGEIRLNHWYRCAADWHTEPVIKQIYKIISQDEARHGGAYLRYMKKALNEVGDKARAAFAKIGVLMASARRTEKPLHPTNLHVNQALFPNDTVQSRLPDPEWLERWLDNQIKFDGEWEKKVVDRILHNMSLLFERTFSNVQELNRYRKEVTQRILPSGAAAA, from the coding sequence ATGCTGTACCCAGAATTGTTCAAATCGCTAGAGCAGGTCCGTTGGAATATGGATAAGGATATTCCCTGGGACAAGTTCGACGCTTCCTTGCTCACCGACGAACAGGCCCAGACCATTCGCATGAACGCGATCACGGAATGGTCCGCGCTGCCGGCGACCGAGATGTTCCTGCGCGACAATCGCGGGGACAGCGATTTTTCGGCATTCATGTCGGTATGGTTCTTCGAAGAGCAGAAGCACTCGCTGGTGCTGATGGAATACCTGCGCCGCTTCCGCCCGGACATGTGCCCGACCGAAGAAGAGCTGCACAACGTGCGCTTCGAGTTCGATCCGGCGCCGCCGCTGGAAACCCTGATGCTGCACTTCTGCGGCGAGATCCGCCTGAACCACTGGTACCGTTGCGCCGCCGACTGGCACACCGAGCCGGTCATCAAGCAGATCTACAAGATCATCAGCCAGGATGAAGCCCGCCACGGCGGCGCCTACCTGCGCTACATGAAGAAGGCCCTGAACGAAGTGGGCGACAAGGCCCGCGCCGCCTTTGCCAAGATCGGCGTGCTGATGGCCTCGGCGCGTCGCACCGAAAAGCCGTTGCACCCGACCAACCTGCACGTGAATCAGGCGCTGTTCCCCAACGACACCGTGCAAAGCCGCCTGCCGGACCCGGAATGGCTGGAACGCTGGCTGGACAACCAGATCAAGTTCGATGGCGAGTGGGAAAAGAAGGTCGTCGACCGCATCCTGCACAATATGTCGCTGTTGTTCGAACGCACCTTCAGCAACGTCCAGGAACTGAACCGCTACCGCAAGGAAGTGACCCAGCGCATCCTGCCGTCGGGCGCCGCCGCAGCCTGA